The region AGgaagatagggccgtgccgacctctggtttAGTGTGCTCGGAAGAGGGCAAAGTTTGCTACTTTGTGGTGTCAAATGCATAATACAGCGCTGTCGacccctaaaaaaaattaagtactCAATGGGGCTCGCACCTTACTTGGGCATGGACACTAAGCCGCTCGTTACCTACTATTTTTACCATGTATCttattaaaatgaataaactcatgaattcaagaattttatgaCTGCGACCAAATGTTCTAATCTGCTAATactagattttatttttgttttaaaagatAAAGCTATCTGATTCAGGGTACGTGGTACATGGTACATGGAACCACCCCTCCTTTACTACCCACGCCGatcgtttttatacccttgcagagggtattataattttgtccaaaagtgtgcaacgcagtgaaggagacatctccgaccctataaagtatatatattcttgatcaggatcacctcctgagttgatatgagcatgtccgtctgtccgtctgtccgtctgtctgtctgtccgtctgtctgtttctacgcaaactagtctctcagttttaaagctatcgtcttgaaactttgcacacacccttctttcctttgcacgcagtatataagtcggaacggcccggatcggccgactatatcctatagctgccatataactgattgatcggaaatggtataactttggtatttttaaagttagagagttcaaattttaggtgagagctatttttggcaaaataatacgacatgccaaatttcataaggatcggccgactatatcctatagctgtcatataactgaacgatcggaaatgacccaactttcgtgtttttgaagatagaaagctggaatttagtacagactctatttttggtcagttgatccaacctaccaaatttcattaggatcggccgactatatcctatagctgccatataactgaacgatcggaaatggtatttggtagaaatatcaactttcgtatttttgaagatagaagttcgggactttttttagattttgtattgtaataaattggagtatatattcctattcccataaggatcggccaactatatccgatgtttgcgatatatatccggttttaactgcaagggtatataaacttcggctccgcccgaagttagctttcctttcttgtttttttttaatttttcacacACCCTACTGGACCCAATACTGAAAACTTTTTACAGCGccagttaaaaaaataagtaggtatgcaaaaatatttatttttggttcaGACCTCATATAGTAAAGGGAGACTCTCCTGTAGgcgtcctttcttgttaagtAAGAATTATGGGAACATTATGGGATTATGGAAACGACCATTCTTATTAACGCATTGCTTACAGCTTTATATTCGGGTGATGATGTATAATCCATAGTATGTTTGGGCCTTGAGAGATATAGCTCGTCAATTATGCTTTAATCTTACCATGGCATGGTCTTGAAACATGAATCCAATATTGAaccaacataaaaaaaaaatatacgttCTGTTAAAATACATTTACCGCAGGCTTATAGTGTATAATTGTAGTGACTATTACAATCggcattattattttgattttattttagtaattgaaaaaaattgaaaaaaaaatttatcttgtTTTCGAATTTGccataaaaatttaacttatgacaatttttttcaatttttttggagaCTGTTTTGggcttcaatttttttttactcataatcattatttacggtCCCTGCACTAGATCGATGAATCGATGAAACGACAATGCTTGTCGGTTCAGTACTGCGACGTACCTACAAAGTTATTGACACCCAAGAAAAATCCTAAGAAACCAAAGTGCTAAaagtaagtttttttttttggtctttaaaaaaatgtttggttAACttcattattaatattaaaaggtaCTTGTGAAAATACTTATGCTACAACATGAAAATAACTTTATGTTAAATTGTTGCTAAAGTTTTAAGTTTGCATTTAAGTAAGTTCGTCCAAATAATTATGCCGACTAGTCTATAGTAATTATAGGATATTTAGAGATATACATTCGACACGCCCACTTTGCACTCACTTTATTTCGAAATTATGCTTTTTTAACTTGGGTAAAATTCAATAATAGGCATACTATGATATAGACTTCATAACATGTTGCGGAATGTAGTTTAAAGCTGaacaaaaacacattttttcaaacataaatttcattaaattatttaacaaTGGAAAAGATTTGAGAGACtttgggaaaaaaaagattaacaaaaatgtttaattaagCCATTTAATACTATTGACAACTAGtttataaaacaataataaactAGCAATTAGGCTTCACACTGAAAccataaaaagttttaaatttttaattagcaGTTACTCTGCTATTCATATAGAACTGTTGAGCCGAAAGTAACAACGTCAGCACATAGATGCATGCTGCAATCCAGCAGTTATAGGCATTCTGAAAATAAGGTAAtaggtattttttaaatcaatgggaaaacaaattataaaccttattttcaattttatgaCCCCTTTACGTAATctatgttttaaatatttttaatttatttttttttgtttgatgtGATTCAACAtgaataatttcttaaaataattaaaaaaaacaggatccaaaataaatgtgaaaaaatcaCTTATTACTGATATGCAAAAAATAATCTAGAAAAAGTAACTAATCTTGCACTGGATATTTATCACCTTATGTATTTATAACATACATATGAATGATTGGTTACATGTACTTATACATTTGCATTTATGCAGGGTTTGATTAAAAGTTGATCTTTTTattacatgtatgtatgtatatgtaccaaatagaaaatctttaaaaaaaaatgtaagctTACTAAGTAATAGAATAGACATACCTGATTGTAGGCTCTGTTTGCTGCTGTATAAAACTCTTCCAAAGTATGGTACTCCTCTTCAAGAGGCAAGTCCTCAATAAGAGCCACACTATTGATGTAAAAGAACAGGCCCATCAGCAcctaaatattataaaaattttattggatGAAAAACGAAAACCTTGTGGCTCTTTAATGGACTACTCACCAATTGAACAATGCCCCATACTGATATAATCAGACCGCAGAGGGATAATTTTGGACCACAGATTTTCATAGTGTCgcttttttattgttttcctcaacaaagaaattaaaatacttAGTTGTCAGCTGCTGAATTCTCTCCTTTGCTGAAAAAATCTGGAACTCAAAAACTTGTCAGGTGAATATATCATGTGACCAAATTTGTGTGTGGCTGTACGCTTAtaaataccaaataccaaagCTTTTAGAATTctaaattatttgtaaaatactgtattaatgaaatttatgtcGAATCGTGCAACGTGCACAAAGACCtaaacagaaataaaaaatatttgtgtatGTACATACGTACATACAATGTAAACACGTATTTTGCTTCAAACACAAAAGTGAATTGAGTTTATTCAATTATGAAAATTCCTGAAATTTATCATGAAAAGCAGGTTATGCAGCTATGTGCGCTGCATACACTTAATAATCTTTTTCAAGGTTTGTCAAGTAAGCTTTGCAATTGTGCATTAAAGAAATAACTGAATCAATACATTTCGATtggaatatacatacatacatatgtatcaGTGGTGGCCGCAAAAAAAATTCACATGTTTTACTTACACCTTTGTGTTCGAATTTCGAATATGTACCCTGCAGTACTGAAGTTCATGTCGTTACCTGTCAGTACcacttttgaatttaattacatGCCAGTAacatttgaattaaatttaagacATTTGGTAAATGTTGTTCACTATACAATGTATAGTATACATACCAGAGAACGGCAACTTGCCACTCGCACAATGAGTGGCACGAAAAACACCGGGTATTTTAGGCACCCGAGTGTCTTTCATGCACGAAGTTTTGTGCATGAGTATTTACCATGCACGAAACTTCAGGTGTCTGGAAACACCCATGATTTCGGGTGCTTGCCTTTTTTTACCCAGTAAGTTTCTTGTGGGTGGATCGCaggcacaaacaaaaaacggaCGGGTGGATCGCaggcacacacaaaaaacggATGGGAAGAAAGGCACAAAAAAAGATCATAAAACGATTGTAGGAAAGGGTTCTAGGAACCCGGACACGAAGTCTAGACGCTTAGGTAGTTAGAAAAGGacagaaaggaaagaaaaggaaaaggacaaaatctttccccttttttttaggGTGGTTGGTATGATCCGAACAAGCGACCGAAAAACACTCGGGTGTTTTGCGTCTCAAGACACATATGTAGGCACAAAATCATGGGTGGAAGAAAGGCAATAGGCACAAAATCATGAGTTCAAGAAAGGCAATAGGCACAAAATCATGAGTGCAAGAAAGGCAATAGACACTTTGTACTCATCCAAAAATTGTGTGTGTCGTTAttgccttttttgttttgtgtggcGAGTGGTACTCGCACACAAATTTTTATGGGTATGCATAGGGTGTCGAAAATTGTCACCCGTGCCGTTCTctgatacatacatatatctttaaaaaaatgtttaaaaaaaagtttttaaaacttaacctttttttaaaaaaactatgAATTACTATCCCTCAAAAAGTGgaatttcacatttttttaatgattctgGACCATGAATGATTTAGCCTTTCTTTCAGTCCTGATTACAGGCTTGTTTCACCTCTgctttcaaatatattttcatttctgAATCGAATCCGAAATCAGTCCTGAAAATGGATTCAGGGGCAAGAggacattttttaaaaatttcagtACAAAATTCAGGGCAGCCTTGCTGGGCTCAGTGCATGCTGGGCTTGCAATTCAGGGCTGATCACCGTATCTCTCCGGTGATTGATGCGTCTTTTAGGGCTGAGTGGTATTGGCGGGTAGAATTCTGTGTCCTGTGTTACAGTGTTGACAGTGTCGATATGCAGGCAGAGACCGGCCAGAGTAATTTCCAGCCCCACGGGATAGGGTTttgatatatgtacatatatcatTCATTCAGATCAAAGTTTTTAATTCTTCGTCTTTATAAAGTGTGGTTCGCCACCTTGTGTACTGCCGTCCCagaaatacatatttacatatacatacatatgtacatatactgAAATTAGAATATCACTGTGGACGGCAGTCCACTGTTGACAAAACGCATGCGTGCTCGTCAAAACTATATAAAGCCGAAGAATTAAAAATGTTCTGTGTGCGTTTATGCTGAATGAATATTAATTATagcaataatatatatttatataaaatatattcttaaGCAACATTCTAATTTTGAATATGCGTCGATTGATGGCAAACATCCCGTTTTTATTCTTCCCAACGTAAAAAAATTTGTCTAGATTGTCTATTAGTTTGTGGTTGGTCGGATCacaaactgacaaaaaatagaaccTGTACGAAGATCTTCAAACACACGAAAGTTGCGTCATtttcgattgttcagttatatggcagctataaaatagagtcggccgatccttgtgCAAAACTAGCACACATGCAATATTTCTAACTCAAACTCTCAtgcgaactctctaactctaaaaagaccaaagttatatcatttgcgattaatcagttatatggcagctataggatatagttggccgatcccggccgttacGACTTatgtactgcgtgcaaaggaaagaaggctGTGTGCAatttttcaagtcgatagctttaaaactgagagaccaGTTCGCGTAGaagcagacagacagacggacatgctcatatcaacataaggaggtgatcctggtAAAGACTTATAGGGTGTtgctgcgttgcacacttttgaccaaaataataatatcctCTGCTAGGGtataagaaaaattttcaCCACCAAGTACCAGAAATTTACATGGGAATGCCACTGGTAACAATGATTGTTTTAAATGTTGcatgtaaaaattttaatttcataaaatgGAGTGCACAAAAGTTTAGACAGAAATGCGAAAACTAATTTCCATGGCTggaaaaaaatcaatgaataTAAATTACATAGATCCCGCTGgaacaagttaagtttgagaaaattttcgcgcgacaacaaATGAGggatagccgagtggtagagtgcttggctgatgtgcagagtaaaacgagttcaaatcTGACTCGGGGACatccacttttttttattttaaatctatttatattattatttattaattgttttaaagtgttttccaaaatttgtaAACCAATCaagaaaatacaaaatgtTTAATCActttaacatcgtctcagttcgtagtgaaTCGCGCTGTAAAATCTTTACGGCATGACGGCTactgtaaaaatgaaaacatttgagagcggcttccacgacaaacggctggcagatgagagagtgaaagagagaattatatttttagaacgTAACATCATTGTTTGAAAgtgaacgatgaaagtttgaaacgtaaTCGCAACAGTGTGAGAGCAAAGAGATTAGAAATATCTTCTGCTATCTTTACTtttcagctctgtttttggtatggattctcgcGCTTACttcaaaatcaattttaagTACCATTAAATCAACTTGGAGAGTAGCCTAGATGGAAAGCGCGCGCTTCTTATCcttggggtcctgggttcgattttaTTAGtgggcggttgtttcaatttttaaaaaattttagttttatgattatttttataattaattaattaattatttaatattattttatattttatattctatattctgatttttattttttttataatcattatttacggtCCCTGGTAGAAACAGACAGTCGGACAGACACACAGACGGGCATGCTTATATCTCATTTCATAAAACGAAAATGGAAGCAAAAATTTcatgcgacaggccccagagtGAGATCTTACTCTCcttcttacgctcatattcccattgaatgctttctgtttttcagtctctgaaaggagcgcgatgaagaaggttgttCTGACATCGATTGATccttgtatgtatgcgtgtcacatattcacatacacgggtgcatgtgtgcgtgcgattttgTTTTGAAGCCAGCGCCcacaaattttgatttttctaacatttcaggcttgctaccccaAGAAAATTCGGTTATTCTTAGTTTACCATTCAAAGACGGTATGctacatttttatacaaatttaagCCTAATATTCCCAAACTTGAGTGCGCTTGCACATGTAGTCTACCCCGACCACTCAAGTATCTGTTGAGAGAGCATTTTCAGATTTGCGCCGTTTGCACTATCACCcagctttttttttccatcgTAAAACTTGGCCACTTTACAGTGAGATGAAAAAAGTCACtataataatgatagcaaagcctgaaaaagaccacacaatctCCACGTCGTAAAGACTTATAAGCCTACTGTTAAGAGAAGCCCCAATACTAAATAGGTGTTACTCCAATAAGTTCcgtttcaaaaatgtttttttttcatatttctcTTACACGAAAGatgatacatgaaaatcttaaatctacgTATTTAAACTTACTTATCATCAGACTGAACGCTGACATTCGAAGTGACCCTTTCTTAAGTTCAATAAGCGCACCATGTATTTGGTTCGGCTGCGTTGtaggtatgtatgtatttggtATGTTtcgcgttgtagtctcctgcggctataaatcgatccccaagtgaattgtagaagtccataaattgtccttccgagattgagaaacgagaagggcagtaaacggcagcgattgaaaggattccgttgcttgactgaatttgtatcgatgtggcctgcaagaagtttgttgcaaaccttttgtgaaaatggtgtttaattcgttctctgattagaactccagttccgccgtggacTTTCCCATCTgaatgatctgtgcggtagattgtatagcctcttatttgaaagttgtatttgcttgtaagatgcgtatCACCCCGTAGCATAatgtcaatatggttttcggtcaagaattgtgacaattttaatttatgccgtgagacaccattggcgttccacattgatatttgTAGAGCCtacatagattatttagactgttgtgcttcGAGCAGCTGTaacaccatgttctggttttgaacaagtgtttgcatggtcgttttcatgaatgacataagatccatcatacttttttggagggtaagcatcatagtttccgttggGCTGTGTgactgttctggggcctgttgagcgctttgtaAATtgggctgaattggaatttcccttccagatcgtagaacATGGTGTTTAGTGggtctcgcagctttggcgaagaagacgtctggcgtagtttttgacgcaatgtacacattctgtggattttggttacGCGTTGCgctcgcttgacgcatgcgactctttaactccttgtACACCATATACCATATCCACTATAGTTTtccgtatggttgcctccgcagtttccacatttcttcacgatactgtccttgtttgtagtgcagtgGGTGTAGTTGTGGGCGTCCCTGCAGACTACATAGACAGTCCGAAGtgtgcactggaccgttgcgtttatgtggctcttcaactgTGATTCTCCGATCCAAAGGATTTGcaggctttttatctttatttagaatgttaataacgtTCTTGGCGGCAAAGCCcctttctttaagggcggtttttatttccgcggcggtaacatcggATTCTACCACTACCACTTCCTGCTtttacgtgtaatagtttttctgagcattgtccagatatttggacacgatgcggaagtgctcttcagtcatggtttgcacctttgtttcatggctgttccctttgataagcgggacaacatgaaagttgtcatcgttcccgatcaacgccgCAATTCGGTTGACCAGGGAactcgagcttttctccctgatatagattggagggggcttgggtttttttgcggtgtcttgggcatTAAATAATGCAttggcattaaaataaaattttaatgtcCGGATTTCATTGTCTGCTTCTGTATGTATATACGTATAAGGTTGTCAAAAGAGTCTTCcagtatttttattaaattttgaattgtTCATAAAGTTTGCTATAATAATGCGATTGAAGTCAAATATGCGCCGTTTTGTTCGATGGCGAGTTTTCAGCGAGATGCTTTATAATGCCCCTCTTATAGAAGCTTGATTCCCTATTGGCCAAAAAgtacatacttttttgtatgccttatacctaaaattgacataaaaaattgtttttatataatttttaaacgagatcaaagtaaaaaataagagaaaaaattttaattttttttttaaacgtccATGAAACTGGTTTATTTTCACCAAAATTAATTGTCGTTAGTTataaggcataggaaattctatcagttttaataaaatatatacatttctaatttAAGTTCACTACCAGCGGCCCGACACTcgacaaagcagaaaaatagaggtcgacgagatccgccattttgaatttcctgaatattgaatattttttttaatcgttaataaacaacgaatcaaaagttcaaaagcttaagttcgtatgtcttttcattttccggcaatccattctcaaagtttgcttaatttttggaaaaatccaaaagaacctccccttaagCGATCAAGTTGCTAGCAGTAAAAGACTGAACTGATCTTTTGGCCATAGGTAAGCAGCTCGTAGTAGATGATGTCCCCCATTTGAGATTGTCCCCCAAAGATTGCCAGGGCAGTTAATGGTAGCTCTGCTTCTACATCGCGTCAATCCCTCCGGACCATCCTTTAAAGCCACTGTCGGGTGCCTTTTACTTAAAAGCCTCCAGATTTATAATATGAAATACGAAACAATTCGAACAATTTCATGTATACcaaatgaatataaaatatgaaacaaaTGTCACAAATGGGGGacattcaaaaaattatatttataacaaataaatatgaaatatgaaaaaattcaACCTCTAACTTTCACTCATTCAATTAGCTTTTCATCCCCCAAATGATGTGAGAGTAAGACCTACACaggtttactcttaatagatcATGAACCtgattttttctatttttatacccttgcagaggctagacatctccgaccctataaagtatatatattcttgatcaggatcacctcctgagttgatatgagcatgtccatcCATCCGTCTGTCTGAtagaaagatagaaagctaagACTTAGaaaaagattatatttttggtcagttgatccaaccaaccaaatttcataaggatctgccagataactgaacgatcggaaattgtatttggtaaaaataccaacttttttatttttgaagatagaagcttggtactttgttttagctttattttttataaattggttatattatgattatatatatcgatatacatcgatatatatccggttttaactacaagggtatatcGACTTCAGCCccgaccgaagttagctttcctttcttcttTGTCCTGATCCAGACATCAGACATAGtaattgttttttgtgtttatattttagaatgcctattaacttttatttaaataaatatttttaaatatttcacagGTAACCAATTATACAGTAAAACTGATCTGGACAATATTTGTTGTAACTTAAGTCCCACAGAATGGATAAATCCTCATCGATCTATTATTGGTCTTGGAAACTACGATGTGAATGTTATTATTGctgcattaaaaataaaaaactacgatgCCGTTTGGTTTGACAAACGAAACGACCCGTCATGCATAAATCTTGACGGAATTGTTGGCTTCATTTTGAACATACCCTCCGATTGCAAAATCGGTAATATAAAATTACCTTTGCGAAGGCGACATTGGATTGCAGTCAGACGAgtagaaaattattattataatttagaCTCTAAACTAAAAAACCCGGAAAAAATTGGTGACACCGatgatgtttttaaatttttaagggAGCAAATTCAGCAGCTTGACCATAGAGAGTTATTCCTAGTGTATCCcctaaataatgaaaaatgtaaagaatgataaatttaaaatattatttaggtaaaaaaaatatgttattaataaaactaaaaaaaaaattaagcgtTTGAACAACTTTagattaaaaacaagaaattaaagctaacttcgggcggagccgaaaaTGAAATACCATTGCAATTAATTACGGATATACAGCTGCGGTCAAAATAATAGTAGTCCCCATTTGTGCTATcgaaaaaactgaaaaagttGCATTGTAAAAGACTTAGGAAAATGGTTTAAATCTTTTCGAAACCTAACTAATATTACTGTTCTGCAAGTTTCCTGTTTTGAGCTGCGAATAAGATGGGATAAAAAGTTTCTGAACGGTTTTTTGTGCTGATCAGGAAAACGGAGACAAAATTTTCCCATCACGCCAAGtttgaaaagtgaaaaaaaattcgtttttgttcatttttgtaACATTGTACCTCAAAATTCTGACGTGCTGCAAAATAGAGTAATATTGGAAATTAAAGCTTTATTTGTGATATTTAAAAGTGTTTATTCAGTCGAATAACAGTACATAGTAATGCTCCCCTAA is a window of Drosophila bipectinata strain 14024-0381.07 chromosome 2R, DbipHiC1v2, whole genome shotgun sequence DNA encoding:
- the RNASEK gene encoding ribonuclease kappa isoform X2, giving the protein MKICGPKLSLCGLIISVWGIVQLVLMGLFFYINSVALIEDLPLEEEYHTLEEFYTAANRAYNQTMPW
- the RNASEK gene encoding ribonuclease kappa isoform X1, with the protein product MKICGPKLSLCGLIISVWGIVQLVLMGLFFYINSVALIEDLPLEEEYHTLEEFYTAANRAYNQNAYNCWIAACIYVLTLLLSAQQFYMNSRVTAN
- the LOC108119312 gene encoding josephin-like protein, which gives rise to MKIPEIYHEKQVMQLCALHTLNNLFQGNQLYSKTDLDNICCNLSPTEWINPHRSIIGLGNYDVNVIIAALKIKNYDAVWFDKRNDPSCINLDGIVGFILNIPSDCKIGNIKLPLRRRHWIAVRRVENYYYNLDSKLKNPEKIGDTDDVFKFLREQIQQLDHRELFLVYPLNNEKCKE